The following coding sequences lie in one Agarivorans sp. Alg241-V36 genomic window:
- a CDS encoding RodZ domain-containing protein — protein MTTKAESEQSEPTELSEDIEVVSPGQMLQEARVAAKLSQNQVAERLKLRLQVIKDIEGDSFDSGLSSTFVKGYLRAYARLLNLSEDLVLSSYTHLHDAHEQRTEMQSFSGRIKQETHDSRLMKFTYLVGLGIVVLLVIWWWQEKNQQVDFSQTSPASSESRIISPNSEAEASVVAEPSLENIEVLSAVEAEAAEEPSAQPVELVSEPVAETVNEIETEAKAEPETVAEPVTEAVSSLPVSQAAEPAVINSPEPAAEVNQSASLTALSMSFENECWVEIRDATGKRLVADIKQPGQSLSVTGPSPYSIVLGTNAGVSVSYGQESIDLSSFKRGKVVRMKIPNN, from the coding sequence ATGACTACTAAAGCCGAATCAGAGCAATCAGAACCAACTGAACTAAGCGAAGACATTGAAGTAGTTAGCCCCGGGCAAATGCTGCAAGAAGCACGTGTTGCCGCCAAGCTAAGTCAAAATCAAGTTGCTGAACGTTTGAAGCTGCGCTTGCAAGTTATCAAAGATATAGAAGGCGATAGCTTCGATAGTGGCTTATCGAGCACTTTTGTAAAAGGCTACTTACGCGCCTACGCTCGCTTACTAAACCTTTCTGAAGATTTAGTGCTCTCTAGTTACACCCACTTACATGATGCCCATGAACAACGCACAGAAATGCAGAGTTTTTCTGGGCGGATAAAGCAAGAGACTCATGATAGTCGCTTAATGAAGTTCACCTATTTAGTTGGCCTTGGCATTGTTGTGCTACTGGTTATTTGGTGGTGGCAAGAGAAAAACCAACAAGTTGACTTTAGTCAGACGAGTCCCGCGAGTTCAGAAAGCCGAATTATAAGCCCGAACAGTGAAGCTGAAGCTAGCGTTGTTGCCGAACCCAGCCTTGAAAATATCGAAGTGCTAAGTGCTGTTGAGGCAGAAGCGGCTGAGGAGCCCTCCGCACAGCCAGTAGAGCTTGTTTCAGAGCCAGTTGCAGAAACTGTGAACGAGATTGAGACGGAAGCCAAAGCGGAGCCGGAAACAGTCGCAGAACCTGTAACAGAAGCTGTGTCGAGTCTGCCTGTTTCTCAAGCTGCCGAGCCAGCTGTAATAAATAGCCCAGAGCCTGCAGCAGAAGTAAACCAATCAGCTTCATTAACCGCTTTAAGCATGAGCTTTGAAAATGAATGTTGGGTAGAAATTAGAGATGCTACAGGCAAGCGCTTAGTGGCAGACATTAAACAGCCCGGGCAATCACTCTCTGTAACTGGTCCATCTCCCTACAGTATCGTGCTTGGCACAAATGCAGGTGTGAGCGTAAGTTACGGACAAGAATCAATCGACTTATCGTCATTTAAACGCGGTAAAGTTGTGCGAATGAAAATACCAAACAATTAA
- a CDS encoding tetratricopeptide repeat protein, whose protein sequence is MDIYSTEEQQVQAIKDWWKKNGTSVIGGSVLGLAAVFGWRYFGEYQVEQKEAASDAFQQVVSQLATNSEELTPLANFVAANQGDKNYSVFASLLLAKELVVKEDFAQAQTQLNLALEGAPEELKGMIYTRLARVQAQLAEFDNALASLEQVNEPALVATVELIKGDIYLQQGEQDLARQAYQAAIAAGAAEQDPSVNLKLNDLTEVEAANG, encoded by the coding sequence GTGGACATTTATTCCACTGAGGAACAGCAAGTTCAAGCCATCAAAGACTGGTGGAAGAAAAACGGAACATCAGTTATTGGCGGTTCGGTACTGGGTTTGGCAGCTGTATTTGGTTGGCGCTATTTTGGCGAATACCAAGTAGAGCAAAAAGAAGCGGCTTCAGATGCTTTTCAGCAAGTTGTTAGCCAACTTGCCACCAATAGCGAAGAGCTAACTCCACTTGCAAATTTTGTAGCAGCCAATCAAGGTGACAAAAACTATTCAGTATTTGCATCACTCTTGTTAGCTAAAGAATTGGTAGTTAAGGAAGATTTCGCGCAAGCGCAAACTCAACTTAACTTAGCCCTCGAAGGCGCACCCGAAGAGCTTAAAGGGATGATCTACACCCGCTTGGCTCGCGTGCAAGCACAATTGGCTGAGTTTGATAATGCCTTAGCCAGTCTAGAGCAAGTTAACGAGCCAGCACTAGTTGCAACGGTTGAGCTAATTAAAGGCGATATCTACTTGCAGCAGGGTGAACAAGACTTAGCTCGTCAAGCTTACCAGGCGGCAATAGCTGCCGGAGCCGCTGAGCAAGATCCTAGTGTAAACCTAAAGCTTAATGATTTAACCGAAGTTGAGGCCGCTAATGGTTAA
- a CDS encoding zinc ribbon domain-containing protein yields the protein MSIEIACPECDGELQHEHDHWLCGACHHKFSQTVHCDKCDAELEELKACGAVDYFCNSCNELKSKRAVVRRYERLDS from the coding sequence ATGAGTATTGAAATAGCTTGCCCAGAGTGTGATGGTGAATTACAACATGAACATGACCATTGGTTATGTGGTGCTTGCCACCATAAGTTTTCCCAGACAGTGCATTGCGATAAGTGTGATGCCGAGCTTGAAGAGCTAAAAGCCTGTGGTGCGGTGGATTACTTTTGTAATAGCTGTAATGAGTTAAAATCGAAGCGAGCTGTTGTTCGGCGTTATGAGCGCTTAGACAGCTAA
- the bamB gene encoding outer membrane protein assembly factor BamB: MVKAWRSVSLACLLLGLSACSLFNSEEDVVQMAPVPEFENQFTVGKQWETRVGKGVDDYFSALSPVVAYDSVFAAARYGQVRAFDLDGKRLWQQDLSRVESNNRFSGNTPDARVSGGLTAAYRRIYLGTENADVFALNAETGEIVWQAAVSGEVLAAPAVEDSLVVVVTSNGHLVALDAHSGEQKWDIKIDQPALSLRSKAPPIISNGAIILGRSDGKIGLYLLDSGQLLFETKLAQPKGSTEIDRIVDVDSKPALIGSQLYAVAYNGNLVSVNLRSGEEDWKRSYSAYQNIASSGLSLFVTDVSDNVYSIERNNGVEKWTQGALSYRIVTAPAVDGSKVLVGDSEGYLYWLDRETGELTSKMLVDKSGLYVAPVVTSDKIILQTRSGKLIALDRS, from the coding sequence ATGGTTAAAGCTTGGCGTTCTGTTAGCTTAGCTTGTTTGCTCCTTGGCTTGTCGGCGTGTTCGTTGTTCAATTCTGAAGAAGATGTTGTACAAATGGCGCCGGTGCCAGAGTTTGAGAACCAGTTTACGGTTGGCAAACAGTGGGAAACTCGTGTAGGTAAAGGCGTCGATGATTACTTCTCAGCGCTGTCGCCTGTTGTCGCCTATGACTCAGTGTTTGCCGCTGCCCGTTATGGTCAAGTGCGTGCTTTCGATTTAGATGGCAAGCGTTTATGGCAGCAAGATCTCTCCCGAGTTGAAAGCAATAACCGATTCTCTGGTAATACTCCTGATGCTCGCGTGTCGGGTGGTTTAACCGCTGCTTATCGCCGTATCTATTTGGGTACTGAGAATGCTGATGTATTTGCCCTAAATGCTGAAACTGGTGAGATAGTTTGGCAAGCTGCCGTGTCTGGTGAAGTATTAGCCGCGCCTGCAGTTGAAGATAGTTTGGTTGTTGTGGTGACCAGTAACGGTCACTTAGTCGCATTAGATGCGCATAGCGGCGAGCAAAAGTGGGATATTAAAATTGACCAGCCTGCTTTGTCACTGCGCAGTAAAGCGCCGCCAATTATCTCAAACGGAGCGATTATTCTCGGCCGTAGCGATGGCAAAATTGGACTTTATCTTCTTGATAGTGGTCAATTGCTGTTTGAAACCAAATTAGCTCAGCCTAAAGGTTCTACTGAAATTGACCGAATCGTTGACGTTGACAGTAAGCCTGCATTGATTGGTTCACAGCTTTATGCCGTGGCTTATAACGGAAACTTGGTGTCGGTTAACTTACGTAGTGGTGAGGAAGACTGGAAGCGCAGTTATTCTGCTTATCAAAATATTGCATCTTCTGGCTTAAGTCTGTTCGTGACCGACGTTAGCGACAATGTATATAGCATCGAGCGAAATAACGGGGTTGAGAAGTGGACCCAAGGCGCGTTGTCTTACCGAATCGTTACTGCTCCTGCGGTAGACGGAAGTAAGGTGCTTGTCGGCGACAGTGAAGGCTATTTATATTGGCTTGATCGTGAAACCGGTGAGCTTACTAGCAAAATGTTAGTAGATAAAAGCGGCTTATATGTTGCGCCTGTGGTAACCTCCGACAAAATTATCCTTCAAACACGAAGTGGTAAGTTAATTGCGCTAGATCGCAGTTAA
- the hisS gene encoding histidine--tRNA ligase, with amino-acid sequence MAKQIQAIRGMNDCLPSDTPAWQKVESVIREVVAAYGYNEIRMPIVESTDLFKRSIGEVTDIVEKEMYTFEDRNGDSLTLRPEGTACCVRAGNQAGLLYNQEQRLWYMGPMFRHERPQKGRYRQFHQVGVEAFGIASADIDAEVIILSARFWKAFGLEKHVTLQLNSLGSNEARANYRDALIAYLEQHKDALDEDAKRRMYNNPLRVLDSKNPEVQAVLVDAPSLSEYLDQESKDHFEQLCTLLDNAGIAYELNPRLVRGLDYYNRTVFEWVTSSLGSQGTVCAGGRYDGLVEQLGGKAAPAVGFAMGMERLVLLLETLELLGDLPSSADVYVINAGEGTLGAAFSLAEQLRDALPSVRVMSHCGGGNFKKQFKRADKSGAKVALIIGEDELANQQVTVKYLREDIQQQCIAQSELVALLNTVLV; translated from the coding sequence GTGGCTAAACAAATACAAGCAATACGTGGCATGAATGATTGCCTACCAAGTGATACACCCGCTTGGCAAAAGGTAGAATCAGTAATTCGTGAGGTGGTGGCAGCCTACGGTTACAACGAAATAAGAATGCCGATTGTAGAAAGCACAGATTTGTTTAAGCGTTCTATCGGTGAAGTGACCGATATCGTAGAAAAAGAAATGTACACCTTTGAAGATCGCAATGGTGACAGTTTAACCTTGCGACCAGAAGGCACAGCCTGTTGTGTTCGCGCAGGTAACCAAGCAGGTTTGTTGTATAACCAAGAGCAGCGTTTGTGGTACATGGGACCAATGTTCCGCCATGAGCGCCCGCAAAAAGGTCGTTATCGTCAATTCCACCAAGTTGGTGTTGAAGCTTTTGGTATTGCCAGCGCTGATATTGATGCTGAAGTAATTATTCTCTCTGCCCGTTTCTGGAAAGCCTTCGGCTTAGAAAAACACGTTACACTGCAGCTTAATAGCTTAGGTTCTAATGAAGCGCGTGCTAATTATCGCGATGCCTTAATTGCCTACTTAGAGCAGCATAAAGATGCTTTAGACGAAGACGCAAAACGTCGCATGTACAATAACCCACTACGAGTACTCGACAGCAAGAATCCTGAGGTTCAAGCGGTATTAGTAGATGCTCCAAGCTTGAGTGAATATCTCGACCAAGAAAGCAAAGACCACTTCGAGCAGCTTTGTACTTTGTTAGACAATGCTGGCATTGCCTATGAACTAAACCCGCGTTTAGTTCGCGGCCTTGATTACTACAACCGCACAGTATTTGAGTGGGTAACCTCAAGCCTAGGTTCACAAGGCACAGTGTGTGCTGGCGGTCGTTATGATGGTTTAGTAGAGCAATTGGGCGGAAAAGCCGCACCTGCAGTAGGTTTCGCCATGGGCATGGAGCGTTTAGTTCTATTGCTGGAAACCTTAGAGCTACTGGGTGATTTACCATCAAGTGCCGATGTTTATGTGATCAATGCTGGAGAAGGAACACTTGGCGCAGCATTTTCATTAGCTGAACAATTGCGAGATGCGTTACCCTCTGTTCGGGTTATGAGCCACTGTGGTGGTGGAAACTTTAAAAAACAATTTAAGCGAGCTGATAAGTCAGGCGCTAAAGTGGCCTTAATCATCGGAGAAGATGAATTAGCCAATCAGCAGGTTACTGTTAAGTACCTACGTGAAGATATCCAACAGCAATGCATCGCTCAATCAGAGTTGGTTGCCTTGCTTAATACCGTATTAGTTTAG
- the xseA gene encoding exodeoxyribonuclease VII large subunit, whose protein sequence is MQNNQIAQNILSVSQLNQQVRRLLENSLGTVWLAGEISNFATPFSGHWYFSLKDDDAQVRCAMFKGANRKAVFTPENGMQVLVKAKITMYEPRGDYQLIAEAIHPAGDGAQQQAFEQLKMKLASEGLFGQAEKQALPEYPSTIGVVSSASGAALQDILSVLQRRAPAIQVIVYPAAVQGDAAANQLISMIELANQREEVDLLIVGRGGGSKEDLSAFNDEALARCVFNSNIPVISAVGHEVDDSICDLVADIRAATPSAAAEIVSQQASQLSVSLNKLRQQLEQSYLHMLSRQQIRLKQLHHQVETQSPIHLLEQQQQRFDELSHRLSFAHQQSLSRSKQRQQEASSRLKHSLLAQKLGRHQQRLVQLKQRLNLASDKHLQHQQDALVNACRQMDNLSPLRVLERGFSLVTQQENIVKSAADLSIGDQVNIRFADGKHNATIID, encoded by the coding sequence ATGCAAAACAATCAAATCGCCCAAAATATCCTCAGTGTAAGTCAATTAAACCAGCAAGTTAGGCGATTACTAGAGAACTCTCTAGGCACAGTTTGGTTAGCAGGGGAAATCTCTAATTTTGCTACGCCATTTTCTGGCCATTGGTACTTCAGTTTAAAAGACGATGATGCTCAAGTGCGCTGCGCCATGTTTAAGGGTGCTAATCGTAAAGCAGTATTTACCCCAGAAAACGGTATGCAAGTGCTGGTAAAAGCCAAAATCACCATGTATGAACCACGTGGCGATTACCAGCTCATTGCAGAAGCGATTCACCCTGCTGGAGACGGCGCCCAGCAGCAAGCGTTTGAACAATTGAAAATGAAACTAGCCAGCGAGGGCTTATTTGGTCAAGCAGAAAAGCAAGCCTTACCTGAATATCCGAGCACCATTGGCGTGGTTAGCTCTGCCTCTGGAGCAGCCTTACAAGATATCTTGTCGGTTCTTCAACGCCGTGCGCCCGCTATACAAGTGATAGTTTATCCTGCTGCGGTGCAGGGAGATGCCGCTGCAAATCAACTTATTAGTATGATTGAGCTTGCCAACCAACGAGAAGAAGTCGATTTACTTATTGTTGGCCGTGGTGGTGGCTCTAAAGAAGATTTATCTGCCTTTAATGATGAAGCACTCGCGCGCTGTGTATTTAATTCAAACATACCGGTGATATCTGCGGTGGGTCACGAAGTGGACGACAGCATTTGTGATTTAGTGGCAGACATACGCGCTGCAACGCCCTCTGCTGCCGCAGAAATTGTTAGCCAACAAGCTAGTCAGCTTTCAGTAAGTTTAAACAAACTACGTCAGCAACTAGAGCAAAGTTATTTGCATATGCTTAGTCGCCAACAGATCCGCCTCAAGCAGCTTCATCATCAAGTAGAAACCCAATCGCCTATTCATCTATTAGAACAGCAGCAGCAACGCTTTGACGAGCTTAGCCACCGTTTGAGCTTTGCCCATCAACAAAGCTTAAGCCGCAGCAAGCAGCGCCAGCAAGAAGCTAGCTCACGTTTAAAACACTCTCTTTTAGCACAAAAGCTCGGTCGTCATCAGCAACGCTTAGTTCAACTTAAGCAACGGCTGAATCTAGCCAGTGATAAGCACCTTCAGCACCAGCAAGACGCTTTGGTAAATGCTTGTCGACAAATGGATAATTTAAGCCCGTTACGTGTATTGGAACGAGGTTTTAGTTTAGTAACTCAACAAGAAAACATTGTTAAATCTGCTGCGGATTTAAGCATTGGAGACCAAGTCAACATCAGATTTGCCGATGGCAAGCATAACGCAACAATTATTGACTAA
- the ispG gene encoding flavodoxin-dependent (E)-4-hydroxy-3-methylbut-2-enyl-diphosphate synthase → MNQPTPIKRRKSTQIMVGNVPVGGDAPITVQSMTNTRTTDVAATVDQINRIAAVGGDIVRVSVPTMDAAEAFKQIKQQVSIPVVADIHFDYRIALKVAEYGADCLRINPGNIGNEQRIRAVVDAARERNIPIRIGVNGGSLEKDLQEKYGEPTPEALVESAMRHVDILDRLNFDQFKVSVKASDVFLAVGAYQGLASRIDQPLHLGITEAGGLRSGSVKSAVGLGMLLSQGIGDTLRVSLAADPVEEIKVGFDILKSLRIRSRGINFIACPSCSRQEFDVISTVNALEQRLEDIVEPMDVSIIGCVVNGPGEALISDLGITGGNKKSGFYQDGVRQKERFDNDDLVDALEAKIRSRIAIKDITES, encoded by the coding sequence ATGAATCAACCAACTCCAATTAAACGCCGTAAATCAACACAAATTATGGTGGGTAATGTGCCAGTGGGCGGAGACGCGCCCATTACTGTGCAGTCTATGACCAATACTCGCACTACTGATGTTGCTGCAACGGTTGACCAAATAAACCGAATTGCCGCAGTGGGTGGCGATATAGTGCGCGTTTCTGTACCTACCATGGATGCCGCCGAAGCCTTCAAGCAAATTAAGCAACAGGTATCCATTCCAGTAGTCGCCGATATTCATTTCGATTACCGCATTGCTTTAAAAGTGGCCGAGTATGGCGCCGATTGTTTGCGCATTAACCCAGGAAATATTGGTAACGAGCAGCGCATTCGCGCAGTTGTTGACGCTGCGCGTGAACGCAATATTCCAATTCGTATTGGTGTGAATGGCGGTTCCTTAGAAAAAGACTTACAAGAAAAGTACGGCGAACCGACTCCGGAAGCCTTAGTTGAGTCTGCCATGCGCCATGTGGATATATTAGATCGTTTGAACTTTGACCAGTTTAAAGTGAGTGTAAAAGCCTCTGATGTTTTCCTTGCTGTGGGCGCGTATCAAGGCCTAGCCAGTCGTATTGACCAACCTTTGCATCTTGGTATTACTGAAGCCGGCGGTTTACGCAGCGGCTCGGTTAAATCGGCAGTGGGCTTAGGCATGTTATTGTCGCAAGGCATTGGCGATACTCTTCGAGTATCTTTGGCAGCCGATCCGGTAGAAGAAATCAAAGTGGGTTTTGATATTCTAAAATCTCTACGGATCCGCTCTCGTGGGATTAACTTTATCGCTTGCCCAAGTTGTTCTCGTCAAGAATTTGATGTTATTTCAACGGTTAACGCGCTAGAACAGCGCTTAGAAGATATTGTTGAGCCTATGGATGTATCTATTATTGGCTGCGTGGTAAACGGTCCTGGTGAAGCGCTAATTTCTGACCTAGGCATTACCGGGGGCAATAAAAAAAGCGGCTTTTACCAAGATGGTGTGCGCCAAAAAGAGCGCTTTGATAACGATGACTTAGTGGATGCTCTAGAGGCAAAAATTCGCTCGCGCATCGCTATTAAAGACATCACCGAGAGCTAA
- a CDS encoding alpha/beta fold hydrolase, giving the protein MNSLDSTKERELTSVDNREQLIGMIYRAAAEPEYWPDLLEHLYMMPELQSTEDLGHSDPSSAKLSQMLDAVSPQLSMAQSQYSERNQILLEHFNQALNIAKRIYQLEEKNHSLNSLLDHIPVGVILVNAKNEILLTNELAEETLQLGQGLYQRNKNLVTQQSESTDLLNQYVEELSSLGPNESSSRGLPIQIGEETDVQTMVILSPVNHLQNPSLERNASVVVFISPSRPDVELDLAAFADGYNLTPKEARIVNYIAQGMSPPDIADKIFVSYNTVRTQLKSVFKKTNVSSQSELASLVLTGPWGMLSQSSRHFDFAEAHDLNARYFTLPDQRKLCYQEYGSPKGKPVVYCHSILGSRLENFFDDVDLAKHLGLRLISIDRPGFGGSDYCENYGFVSWSQDLAALLDHLGLEQVQLLGYATGGVYAACCAASIPERISKMTIVSSGDALTYDSDYEATAKLYRMHMKLARDFPSMHRLFTNILDKGLHKDPNKLFKVLARDLEGTDVELFESPQFREKFGRYLKESKIQGGNAFSDEVRQVMSPWGFELEDIKVSTQLFHGEQDKHIPLVLAERFIERAANAKLTVIPDQGHYMIYRQWPEILKSVASN; this is encoded by the coding sequence ATGAATTCATTGGATAGCACCAAGGAGCGAGAGCTAACCAGTGTCGATAACAGGGAACAGTTGATCGGTATGATATACCGTGCGGCGGCAGAACCTGAATATTGGCCCGATTTGCTTGAGCACCTATACATGATGCCAGAACTTCAAAGCACAGAAGATCTTGGCCACTCAGACCCCTCTTCGGCAAAATTAAGCCAAATGCTCGATGCGGTATCTCCGCAATTGTCGATGGCTCAGAGTCAATACTCTGAACGAAACCAAATTTTACTGGAACACTTTAACCAAGCATTGAATATCGCCAAGCGTATTTACCAGCTTGAAGAAAAAAACCATTCACTTAACTCTTTGCTAGACCACATTCCGGTTGGCGTAATTTTGGTGAATGCTAAGAATGAAATTTTGCTTACAAACGAGCTAGCAGAGGAAACCCTGCAGCTCGGCCAAGGTTTGTACCAACGCAACAAAAACTTGGTTACTCAGCAAAGTGAATCAACAGACTTACTCAACCAGTATGTAGAAGAGCTGTCTTCTTTAGGGCCTAACGAATCGAGTAGCCGCGGACTACCGATTCAAATAGGTGAAGAGACAGATGTGCAAACCATGGTGATTCTGAGCCCGGTTAATCACCTGCAAAATCCAAGCTTAGAGCGAAATGCCAGTGTGGTGGTATTCATCTCCCCTTCTCGCCCTGACGTGGAGCTTGATTTAGCCGCATTTGCCGACGGTTATAACTTAACCCCAAAAGAAGCGCGCATCGTTAATTATATTGCGCAAGGCATGTCGCCTCCCGATATTGCTGACAAGATTTTTGTTAGTTACAACACCGTTCGAACTCAGCTTAAATCAGTTTTCAAGAAAACCAATGTTAGCAGCCAAAGCGAATTAGCCAGCTTAGTGCTAACCGGGCCTTGGGGAATGCTATCGCAAAGTAGCCGTCATTTTGACTTTGCCGAAGCTCATGACCTTAACGCGCGCTACTTTACTCTGCCCGATCAACGTAAGTTGTGTTACCAAGAATATGGCAGCCCAAAGGGCAAGCCAGTAGTGTATTGCCACAGCATTTTGGGTAGTCGCTTAGAGAACTTTTTTGATGACGTTGATTTGGCAAAACACCTAGGTTTACGTTTAATTAGCATCGACCGCCCCGGTTTCGGAGGCTCTGATTACTGCGAAAACTACGGTTTTGTTAGCTGGTCACAAGACTTAGCAGCACTTCTCGACCATCTAGGGCTAGAGCAAGTACAGTTACTTGGTTATGCCACAGGAGGCGTTTACGCCGCCTGCTGCGCAGCGAGTATTCCTGAGCGAATTAGCAAGATGACCATTGTGAGCTCAGGTGATGCCCTCACCTACGACAGTGATTATGAGGCGACTGCTAAGCTATATCGCATGCACATGAAGCTGGCTCGTGATTTTCCGAGTATGCATCGCTTATTTACTAATATTCTTGATAAGGGCCTACACAAAGACCCCAACAAATTATTTAAGGTATTAGCTCGCGATCTAGAAGGTACCGATGTAGAACTATTTGAAAGCCCACAGTTTAGGGAAAAGTTTGGCCGCTATTTAAAAGAGTCAAAGATCCAAGGCGGTAATGCCTTTTCTGACGAAGTGCGCCAGGTGATGTCACCTTGGGGCTTTGAGTTAGAAGATATTAAGGTAAGCACTCAGTTATTTCATGGCGAACAAGACAAGCATATTCCTTTGGTACTAGCAGAACGTTTTATCGAACGCGCCGCCAATGCCAAACTTACGGTAATTCCAGATCAGGGTCATTACATGATTTATCGGCAATGGCCAGAAATACTCAAAAGTGTTGCTAGCAACTAA
- the der gene encoding ribosome biogenesis GTPase Der — MLPVVALVGRPNVGKSTLFNRLTRSRDALVADFPGLTRDRKYGQAKVAEQEFIVIDTGGIDGDEEGIDAMMAQQSLQAIEEADAVLFLVDARAGMTIADEAIAHHLRKQEKKVFLVANKTDGIDADAACGEFYALALGEVHHIAAAHGRGVNLLLEEALRPFVTEQTENQTEEPDLEQADTQEMTESELDELAQKFADLPIKLAIVGRPNVGKSTLTNRILGEDRVVVYDMPGTTRDSIYIPMQREEQDYILIDTAGVRKRGKVTETVEKFSVIKTLKAIEDANVVMLVIDAKDGISDQDLSLLGFVLNAGRALVLAVNKWDGLDNEHKERIKTELDRRLGFIDFARVHFISALHGTGVGHLYESVQEAYASATKRVSTSMLTKVMQMAQDDHQPPLVRGRRVKLRYAHAGGYNPPRIVVHGNQVNSLPDSYKRYLMNYYRKALEIMGTPIRVEFKEGENPFSDKKSKLTLAQERRRKKMQTVSRYKKK, encoded by the coding sequence ATGCTTCCTGTTGTCGCCTTAGTGGGACGCCCAAATGTTGGCAAATCTACGTTATTTAATCGCCTTACACGCAGCAGGGATGCCTTAGTCGCTGATTTCCCAGGACTGACTCGTGACCGCAAATATGGTCAAGCTAAAGTGGCGGAGCAAGAGTTCATTGTAATTGATACTGGCGGTATCGACGGCGATGAAGAAGGTATTGATGCAATGATGGCTCAACAATCTTTGCAAGCCATTGAAGAGGCCGATGCGGTGCTATTTTTGGTTGACGCACGTGCGGGGATGACTATAGCTGATGAAGCCATTGCCCACCACTTGCGTAAACAAGAAAAGAAAGTTTTCTTAGTTGCTAACAAAACTGATGGTATTGATGCCGATGCTGCTTGTGGTGAATTTTACGCGCTGGCCCTTGGTGAAGTTCATCATATTGCTGCGGCCCACGGTCGAGGCGTAAACCTGTTGTTAGAAGAGGCATTACGTCCTTTTGTTACTGAGCAGACAGAAAATCAAACTGAAGAGCCAGATCTAGAGCAAGCTGATACTCAAGAGATGACAGAGTCTGAGCTGGATGAGTTAGCCCAGAAGTTTGCTGATTTACCGATTAAGCTGGCCATTGTTGGTCGGCCAAATGTGGGTAAATCTACGCTGACTAATCGGATTTTAGGTGAAGACCGTGTGGTGGTTTACGACATGCCTGGCACCACCCGTGACAGCATCTATATTCCTATGCAGCGAGAAGAGCAAGATTACATCTTGATTGATACCGCAGGGGTACGTAAGCGCGGTAAAGTGACTGAAACCGTCGAGAAGTTTTCGGTTATTAAAACCCTTAAAGCCATTGAAGATGCTAACGTTGTAATGCTCGTTATCGATGCAAAAGACGGTATTTCAGATCAAGACTTAAGCTTACTTGGATTTGTGCTTAATGCCGGTCGAGCACTAGTACTTGCAGTGAATAAGTGGGATGGCTTAGATAACGAGCACAAAGAGCGGATTAAAACCGAACTTGATAGACGTTTAGGCTTTATTGATTTTGCTCGGGTTCACTTTATATCAGCGCTGCATGGAACTGGTGTTGGCCACCTTTATGAATCGGTACAGGAAGCTTACGCAAGCGCTACTAAGCGGGTTTCTACCTCCATGCTAACCAAGGTTATGCAAATGGCTCAAGACGACCATCAGCCGCCATTGGTGCGCGGTCGTAGGGTTAAGTTGCGCTATGCTCATGCTGGCGGTTATAACCCACCGAGAATTGTGGTGCATGGTAATCAGGTAAACTCTTTACCAGACTCTTATAAGCGCTATTTGATGAATTACTACCGTAAAGCGCTAGAAATTATGGGCACGCCAATTCGAGTAGAGTTTAAAGAAGGCGAAAATCCATTTTCGGATAAGAAGTCAAAACTTACTCTAGCGCAAGAGCGTCGTCGTAAAAAAATGCAAACTGTAAGCAGGTATAAAAAGAAATAG